A region from the Lycium barbarum isolate Lr01 chromosome 8, ASM1917538v2, whole genome shotgun sequence genome encodes:
- the LOC132606928 gene encoding DEAD-box ATP-dependent RNA helicase 38: MADSSSSTTAASPNPPKETKSWADQADEIDQAEEQSNEEEEEVKIGSLQIDESKTVNSTLTEPEDLAIEAVTSGDTRYKSAKRFEDLNLSPELLKGLYVEMQFERPSKIQEISLPMILTPPYKNLIAQAHNGSGKTTCFVLGMLSRIDPKLAAPQALCICPTRELAIQNMEVLLKMGKYTGITSELGIPPDAANYMPISKRPPITAQVVIGTPGTINKWVTARKLGMSCMKILVFDEADHMLSESGFQDDSVRIMKAIVKASADCQVLLFSATFGEIVKAFVTKIVRDLFVKDYNQMFVKKEELSLESVKQYKVQCPDELSKVVVIKDKILELGQKVGQTIIFVRSRNSASMLHKSLVDYGYEVTTIQGALKQEDRDKIIKEFKEGLTLVLISTDLLARGFDQSQVNLVVNYDLPVRHESPSEPDHEVYLHRIGRAGRFGRKGAVFNLLCGDRDNMIMSKIENHFNHQVTEITSYKSDEDFENALKKAGLL; encoded by the exons ATGGCTGACAGTTCTTCTAGCACCACCGCCGCTTCACCAAACCCACCAAAGGAAACCAAAAGTTGGGCAGACCAAGCTGATGAGATCGATCAAGCCGAGGAGCAATCTaatgaagaggaagaagaagtcAAAATTGGATCTCTACAAATAGATGAGTCCAAAACAGTCAATTCAACTCTCACTGAACCTGAAGATTTAGCCATAGAAGCC GTTACATCTGGCGACACTCGGTACAAATCAGCGAAGAGATTTGAGGATTTGAACTTATCTCCGGAGCTGTTGAAGGGATTATATGTAGAGATGCAGTTTGAGCGTCCTAGCAAAATTCAAGAGATTAGTTTGCCTATGATTCTTACGCCGCCATACAAGAATCTAATTGCTCAGGCTCATAATGGTTCTGGTAAAACTACTTGCTTTGTGCTTGGGATGTTGAGTCGAATTGATCCAAAACTTGCTGCCCCTCAAGCTCTCTGTATTTGTCCAACCAGAGAATTGGCTATTCAG AATATGGAAGTGCTATTGAAGATGGGGAAGTACACTGGGATAACATCAGAGTTAGGTATCCCACCAGATGCTGCCAACTATATGCCCATTTCAAAACGCCCACCTATTACTGCCCAAGTGGTAATTGGCACACCTGGAACCATAAACAAGTGGGTAACGGCAAGGAAACTGGGGATGAGTTGCATGAAAATTCTTGTATTTGATGAAGCGGACCATATGTTGTCAGAG aGTGGTTTTCAGGATGATTCCGTAAGAATAATGAAGGCAATCGTTAAAGCCAGCGCTGACTGCCAG GTGCTTCTGTTTTCTGCAACGTTTGGGGAAATTGTCAAAGCATTTGTGACAAAAATTGTTAGAGATCTTTTCGTTAAAGATTACAACCAAATGTTTGTGAAGAAAGAAGAACTTTCACTGGAATCAGTGAAGCAATATAAAGTGCAGTGTCCGGATGAACTTTCAAAAGTCGTGGTGATTAAAGACAAAATACTCGAACTGGGACAGAAGGTGGGGCAGACAATCATATTCGTTCGTTCAAGAAACAGTGCAAGTATGTTGCATAAATCATTGGTTGACTATGGCTATGAAGTGACAACAATTCAAGGTGCTCTTAAGCAAGAAGACAGAGACAAAATAATCAAGGAGTTCAAAGAAGGATTGACACTAGTTCTTATATCAACTGATCTTCTTGCTCGTGGGTTTGACCAATCACAG GTTAATTTGGTGGTTAATTATGATCTCCCTGTGAGACATGAGAGTCCATCCGAGCCAGATCATGAGGTCTACTTGCATCGGATTGGTAGAGCAGGGCGTTTTGGCCGCAAAG GTGCCGTATTCAACTTGCTGTGCGGTGACCGAGACAACATGATAATGTCAAAGATTGAGAACCATTTCAACCATCAAGTGACTGAG ATTACCTCATATAAGAGCGATGAGGATTTTGAGAATGCTCTGAAGAAAGCTGGCTTGCTGTAA